The DNA region AAATCGCCGTGACACCGGAAATGCGTGACCTGATCGACAATCCGCGCATCAGTCGTCCGCAACTTGCCGAGCTGTTTGCCGAGATCGGTGGAGAGGCTTTTGACCAGCGCTTCAAGCGCTTCCTCCACACGCTTGCTCGCAACGACCGCTTCGAACTGTTGCCGGAGATTGTTGCCCAGTTTGAGCGTTTGCGGCGGGAAGCGGAGCAGCGCGTCCACGTGCAGGTGACATCGGCCTACCCGCTGGAGACGGCCGAACAGCAAACTCTGATTGACCGGCTGAAAATGCGATTCGGTCGCGAGGTGGATCTGGAGATCGAAGTGGACCAGTCGCTGATCGGCGGCGTGGTCATCCGTAGTGGCGACGAGGTGATCGACGGTAGTGTCCGTGGTCGTCTCGAACAACTGGGCAGGCAACTGGCGGTGTAACCGCCGGTGCCGAAAGCGACCCATCGGTCGGGCCCAACCAAGGAACCCAATTCTCAAGGATTGCGAAAATGCAGCAGACCCTCAACCCTTCTGAAATATCCGAGCTGATCCGCAAGCGGGTCGAGGAATTCGAAGTCACTTCGGATGCCCGAACCGAAGGCACGGTGCTCAGCGTGTCCGACGGCATTTGTCGCCTGCACGGCCTGGCCGACGTGATGCAGGGCGAGATGATCGAATTCCCGGGCGACACCTTCGGCCTGGCGCTGAACCTTGAGCGTGACTCGGTCGGTGCCGTGGTCATGGGTGAGTACAAGCACATCAAGGAAGGCGATACGGTGCGTTGTACCGGTCGCATTCTGCAGGTGCCGGTGGGCGAGGGACTGCTCGGTCGAGTTGTCGACGCGCTGGGCAACCCGATTGACGGTGCCGGCCCCATCGATGCAGCCGGTTCGGAGCCGATCGAGAAAATCGCCCCGGGCGTCATTACCCGTCAGGGAGTGGACCAGCCGGTACAGACCGGGCTGAAGTCCATCGACGCCATGGTGCCCATCGGGCGCGGGCAGCGAGAGCTGATCATCGGTGACCGCCAGACCGGCAAGACCGCAGTCGCCATCGACGCGATCATCAACCAGAAGGGCGCCGGCATCAAGTGCATTTATGTTGCCGTTGGCCAGAAGGCATCCTCTGTTGCCGGCGTAGTGAGCAAGCTCGAAGAACACGGTGCCATGGACCACACCATCGTCGTGGCTGCCAACGCTTCCGAGTCAGCCGCCATGCAGTACATCGCACCGTATGCCGGTTGCGCCATGGGCGAGTATTTCCGTGATCGCGGTGAAGATGCACTGATCATTTACGACGACCTGACCAAGCAGGCCTGGGCCTACCGCCAGGTATCGCTGCTGCTCAGGCGTCCACCGGGCCGCGAAGCCTACCCGGGTGACGTGTTCTATCTCCATTCGCGTCTGCTCGAGCGTGCCGCACGAGTCAACGCCGACTACGTGGAAAAGCAGACCAACGGCGAGGTCAAGGGCAAGACCGGCTCACTGACTGCCCTGCCGATCATCGAAACCCAGGCCGGTGACGTGTCGGCGTTTGTCCCGACCAACGTCATCTCCATTACCGATGGTCAGATCTTCCTGGAAACCGACCTGTTCAATGCCGGTATTCGCCCGGCCATCAACGCCGGTCTTTCCGTTTCGCGTGTCGGTGGGTCGGCGCAGACCAAGGTCATCAAGAAGCTGGGTGGCGGGGTTCGAATCGCGCTGGCCCAGTACCGTGAACTGGCTGCCTTCTCGCAGTTTGCTTCCGATCTTGACGAAACCACCCGCAAGCAGCTCGAGCGTGGCCAGCGCATCACCGAACTGATGAAGCAGGCCCAGTACTCGCCGATGTCGGTGGCCGAGATGGCGGTCAGCCTGTTTTCCGGCAACGAAGGCTACCTCGATGACCTCGAGCTCAGCCAGGTGGTGCCGTTTGAAAGAGCGTTGATCGACTACATGAACAACACCCACGGGGAGTTGATGGACAAGATCAACCAGACCGGCGACTGGAACGACGAACTGGCCGGCGAGATGAAGAAAGCGCTGGACGAGTTCAAGTCCACCGGCAGCTGGTAATCGTAACAACGACTCGCAGACCCGGGAATCTCGCCGTCAGGTACGTCGCCGAGTCCCGAGTCCCGAGTCCCGAGTCCCGAGAGGAAACATGAGCGGCTCCAAGGAAATCGTAGGCAAGATCAAGAGCGTCCAGAATACGCGCAAGGTGACCAGTGCGCTGGAGATGGTCTCGGCCAGCAAGATCCGCAAGGCCCAGGACCAGATGCAGGCAACCCGACCCTATGCCCGCATGATGCGGCAGGTGATCGGGCATCTCGCCCACGCCAACCTGGAAGAGGAGCACCCGTTTACCACCGAACGCGAAACAATCAAGCGGGTGGGTTTCATCATCATTGCCACCGACCGTGGCTTGTGTGGCGGACTGAACAACAACATGTTCCGCAAGCTGCTCGCGGAATTCCGCAAGTGGCAGGACCAGGGTGTCGAGGTCACGACCGTGGTGGTCGGCCGCAAGGCCGCCCAGTTTTTCCGTCGCCTGAACGTGGAGATTTCCGCCGCAACCCAGGACTTGGGCGAGCAACCGCGCCTGGAAGACCTGATCGGTACTGTCAAGGTTTGCCTGGATGACTACCGCGAAGGTCGACTCGACCGCCTGTTCCTGTGCTACAACCACTTCGTAAACACCATGACGCAGAAGGCGACTTTCGACCAGCTTCTGCCACTGCCGCCGGGCGATGACGAGCCCATGCTGCAGTACTGGGACTACATCTACGAACCCGATGCGATGGAGCTGCTCGACGAGTTCCTCACTCGCTACCTGGAAACCCTGGTCTACCAGGCATCGCTGGAGAACCTGGCCAGCGAGCACGCCGCGCGCATGGTGGCGATGAAGAACGCCTCGGACAACGCCAACAACCTGATCGACGAGCTCAAGCTGGTCTACAACAAGGCCCGCCAGGCCGCGATTACGCAGGAGATCTCCGAGATTGTTGGTGGTGCAGCGGCTGTGTGATGGAACGAGGTGAAAGGTAAAAGGTAAGAGGTGAAAGGACTGACTGGGCTCCTTTTACTTTTCACCTTTTGCCTTTCACCGCAATCGAAAAACCCGGCTTCAGCGATGTGCATGCACGGAAGCCACCCAAATTTTGAGGACTGACAAATGAGTTCCGGAAAGATAGTTCAGATTATCGGTGCCGTGGTTGACGTGGAGTTTCCGCGTGACGCCGTACCCAAGGTCTATGACGCCCTGACCGTGGATGACACCGAGATCACGCTGGAGGTGCAGCAGCAGCTCGGCGACGGTGTGGTACGGACCATCGCCCTGGGTTCGACCGACGGTCTCAAGCGGAACCGCGCCGTGACAAATTCCGGCAAGGCGATCAGCGTACCGGTCGGCAAGAAGACCCTGGGCCGTGTGATGGATGTGCTCGGCAATCCCATTGACGAGGCCGGCGAAATCGGTGCCGAAGAGCACTGGGCCATTCACCGTGCGGCCCCTTCTTTTGAGGACCAGGCCGCCAGCAACGAGCTGCTCGAGACCGGCATCAAGGTCATCGACCTGATCTGCCCGTTTGCCAAGGGCGGCAAGGTGGGCCTGTTCGGTGGCGCCGGTGTGGGCAAGACCGTGAACATGATGGAGCTTATCCGAAACATCGCCATCGAGCACTCCGGCTACTCGGTGTTCGCCGGCGTCGGTGAGCGGACTCGCGAGGGCAACGACTTCTATCACGAGATGAAGGAGTCGAATGTGCTCGACAAGGTCGCCCTGGTCTACGGCCAGATGAACGAGCCGCCGGGTAACCGCCTGCGCGTGGCCCTGACCGGTCTGACCATGGCCGAGTACTTCCGTGACGAAGGCCGTGACGTTCTGATGTTCATCGACAACATCTACCGTTACACGCTGGCCGGCACCGAGGTCTCCGCCCTGCTCGGCCGCATGCCTTCGGCCGTGGGCTACCAGCCGACCCTGGCCGAGGAAATGGGTGTGCTGCAGGAGCGCATTACCTCGACCAAGACCGGTTCGATCACCTCGATCCAGGCCGTTTACGTGCCTGCCGATGACCTGACCGATCCGTCGCCGGCCACCACATTTGCCCACCTGGATGCCACGGTCGTGCTCTCGCGCCAGATCGCCGAGCTGGGCATCTACCCGGCGGTTGATCCGCTCGATTCCACTTCGCGCCAGCTCGATCCGCTGGTGGTGGGACAGGAGCACTACGATGTCGCCCGCAAGGTGCAGGGCACGCTGCAGCGCTACAAGGAACTCAAGGACATCATTGCCATTCTCGGTATGGATGAGCTCTCCGAAGAAGACAAGCTGACGGTGGCCCGGGCCCGAAAGGTCGAGCGTTTCTTCAGTCAGCCCTTCTTCGTGGCCGAGGTCTTTACCGGATTCCCGGGGGTCTACGTGCCGCTCAAGGAAACCATCCGCGGCTTCAAGGGCATTGTCGAAGGCGAGTACGATCATCTGCCCGAGCAGGCCTTTACCATGGTCGGCACCATCGATCAGGCCGTCGAGAAGGGTGAGAAGCTGATCGCCGAAGCGTCCTGAACCCGGGGCCGGTCAAGCCTGACCGGCCAGGGTTTTCGCTCAGCGCACGAACAGAGTGAGTGCATAAATGGCATCAACGATACATTGCGACATTGTCAGTGCCGAGGCCGAGATTTACTCGGGCGAGGCCACCATGGTGGTGGTCCCCGGCGAAGAGGGCGAGCTCGGTATCACGCCGCGTCACGCCCCGCTGCTCACGCGCCTGGTTCCCGGCCAGGTGCGAGTCATCGTGCCCGACAGCGATGAAGAGCTGTTCTATTACATTTCCGGCGGCCTGCTGGAGATTCAGCCTCATGTGGTCACCGTGCTGTCCGATACAGCCCAGCGCGCCTCGGATCTTGACGAGGCCGCTGCGGTCAAGGCCAAGGAAGAAGCCGAACGTGCCATCCATGACCGCACCGCCGGCATGGAGGTGGCTCAGGCCCAGGCTCAACTGGCCGAAGCCATGGCCCAGCTTGCCGCCCTGGACCGGCTGCGCAAGCAACTCAAGCGCTAAGCAAGGCTTTGCCCCCCGTACATCAGCCCTCTCCAGGCCCTCCTGGCGAGGGCTTTTCGCCCCATCCCGGCGCCCTCCTGCCTGAACCATTCCGCCCGGTCGTTTTCCAAACCCCTCGAAAACTGCCATACTGAATCGGCACACAGTGCGAAGGAGGAAGACCATGGCAGGACGATGCTTTACAGTCGTTCTAGTTGGGCTTCTCGTTGCCCTGGGGGGGACGGGTTGTGGTGGCGAGGATCTGCCCGATAACGCCCGACTGGTTGCGGCATTCGACGAGGGTCGGACCGGTATCTGGGTCAGCGGCCACGGGACCGTGACGCAGGTCCTGGCCGATGAGAGTCTCGCCATTGGTCTGCCGAGACAACGCTTCAATGTCCAGATTGCCGACAGTCTATCGGTGATTGTCTACCACTCCAGCAGCGAGGGCCGACGCGTGCCGGCCCAGCGCGGAGATATGGTTGCCTTTCAGGGCCGCTACGAGTGGAATGCCCGGGGCGGTGAAGTGACGCGGACCCATGCTGACCACGCCCAGGCGGGTGGTGGCGGCTGGATTCGTCACGAAGGTCAGACCTACAAGTAGCCGCTACCCCTGGCCTGGATTCCGGAAAGCGAACTGCCCCGGATCAGGGCCGTTCGCCGCTGAAGGAGGTGGGCTCGGCGCCGGTAATCTCCCCGGTGCGGGCTGTTTCGTGGACATAGAGCCGCACCTCGCGTTCGATGCGTACCGGCCCCTCGACGACCACATCGGCACCGATCACCACCCGGGGCGGCTCGGAGCGAATCTGCGTGCCACGCGTCTCACGCATGTGAAGTTCACCCTCGACGTGCGTACCGTCAAGCAACTCCACATGACCATTGGCGCCGACCACACTACCGACCTGGCTTGCGCGAATCTCGATAGCGCCGTTGGTCGTGGCCACCCGTTCCGTCACATGTCCGCCTTCGCCGATACGAATGCGACCATTGGTCGCTTCCACCGTGCCGGCGACGCTCACTGATTCGGCCAATTCGATGGCGCCATTGGTCGTCTTGATATCCCCGTTGACTCGGACCTGCGCGCCGACACGCACGCGACCATTGGTATTACTCACACCTTCGATACGCGCTTCCGAACCGATCTCGATGGCGCCATTGTTGTTGCGGACCTCACCGGCACGGGTTCCCGCGCCGACGGAAATGGCGCCGTTGACGTTACGTACATCACCATCGATGGTGCAGTCCCGACCGATGCGAATCGCCCCGTTGACATTGCGCACATCGCCGTCGACATGCTCCCCGTCCCCGATCTGAATGCCCCGGTTGACCGCCCCGCAGCCCGATGCCAGCAGCACGCAGAGCATGACCAGCAGAACTCTGTAGGATTGCATATCAGTTCTCCACTTGAATGACGGCGATCATTGTGCGCCCAAATTGTTGCTGCTGCCAGTGCTGAAAGTCACTGCGGCAGAACCCGGCCATTCCGAAGGGCTCAGGGGGTTGAGATGTTCTTGCTCAGGGCTGAAAAATCAAACAGCTCGCGATCGCATAGCTGCGATGGCGCCACATTGCCGAGTGCCCGGAAGATCGACATCGTCCGGCCAGGCTGAATCCGCTCCCATTCATTGAGCATCTGCTTGATCTGCTGCCGTTGAAGATTGGGCTGGCTGCCGCACAGATTACAGGGGATGATCGGGTACTCGCGCAATTCGGCCAGTCGCGCCAGGTCATCCTCGCGGCAATAGGCCAATGGACGGATGACGATGTTGTCACCGTCGTCGCTGAGCAGCTTGGGGGGCATCGCCTTCAGGGCCGCGCCGTGAAACAGATTAAGAAAGAAGGTTTCCACGATATCGTTGAGGTGGTGACCGAGCGCAACCCGGGTCATGCCGTGACGGCGCGCAAACTCGTAGAGCGTGCCCCGTCGCAGCCGCGAACACAGGCCGCAGGTTGTCTTTCCCTCCGGCAGCACCCGCTGGACGATCGAGTAGGTGTCCTTCTCGATCACGTGCCACTCGACGCCCAGCGATTCCAGGTACTCCGGCAGCACATGCTCGGGGAAGCCGGGTTGCTTCTGGTCGAGATTGACCGCCACCAGATCGAACTCGATCGGGGCGGCCTGCTTCAGCCCAAGTAGCAGGTCCAGCATGGCGTAGGAGTCTTTGCCACCGGACAGGCACACCATGACGCGATCGCCGTCGGCGATCATGGCGTAGTCGGTCACGGCCTTGCCGACCTGGCGGCGCAGGCGCTTGATCAGCTTGTTGGCATCGTAGCGGCTCTTGCGCGTATCCCCGGCGGTCGGCTCGGTCGACTTGATGGTCAGGGGCAGGCTGGGCATACTCACGGGCTGGCTCCTCCAGAACAGTGGCGGGGGCATTGTAATCCAGACAGGGAACCGGCACCGCTCATGACGACCAGTCTCAGTGAGATCAACGCCCGCCTGGCCGAGCTGCGCGAAGAGCATCGTGACCTTGATGAGGCCATTGGCCAGATGTCGGACAATCGCGCCACCGATCAGCTGCAGCTTATCCGAATGAAGAAGCGTAAACTGCGCTTACGCGACCAGATCGCCTACTGGGAGAGCAAGCTCATTCCCGACCTGGATGCATGAGGAGCCTCTGAGTCGCAACTCAGGCGGCTTCCTGGTCGAGCTCGGGCAGCTGCGGGGTTACCTGGATGATGGTGTGCCGGATCTCCTTGGCCAGCACCAGCTTGGCATCTCGTGCGAAGTCTTCGAGCTGACGATCAAAGGTCAGGTGACCATCGTCGTCACGGCCCAGGATGCCGCTTTCGAACAGCGACTCGATAAACTGCCGGAACAGCGTGCGATCGTAGAACTCCGGCGCTTCGAATTCGTGCAGCAGGGAAATTCGCTGGGCGCTTAGAATGCACAGTCGTTCCAGTTGCTTGCGCGTCATGCGACCCGAGCCGTTCTTGACCAGTACCGCTACGGTGATGAAGTAGCGTTCGAAAGTCTGAAGCAGCGAGCCGCCGAGCAGCCGCAGATAGTAGCTCTCGTCGCTGCCGCCCGCGGCGCGCTGTAGAAACTCACCCGAAGAGCGCAACAGCCCCATGTCGATCAGTGCCTGCATGCAGCGCTCGATCACTCCAGAGAGTTCCTCGGGCTCCCACGGTAGAAAGAGTTCGCGCCGGATGAACGGGTAGACAAAGTGACTGAGCTGCTCGACGCGACCCTTTCGAACCCGTTGCACGTTCAAAAAGCAGCACGCGATCCAGGCGCTCATGGCCACCAGGTGGGCGATGTTGTTGCGGAAGTAGGTCAGCAGCACCGCGTTGGTGGCATCAGTGCGGATAATGTTGCCCAGCGGGTGTTCCTGTCGCTCGATAATGCCCAGTTCCAGGCCGTATTCGATCACCTGTCCGGGTGTGAGCGTGGTCAGGGTAATGCGATCGGAGTATGCGGTCAGCGCAATGATGTCTTTCAGCAGCCCGATGGTTCTTTCCAGATCGTCTTCGTCCAGCGCCTGCTTGCGACTGGCCAGCAGCGCGGTGGCGAGGAGGTTGATCGGGTTGACGTCCGCGCTGCGATTGATGTTGACCATGATCTGGCGGGCCAGGTCATCGACCATCCCGGAGAGCCAGCGGGGCTTGCTGTTCTCGTCCAGCGGCTCGCCGCTCCATTCCGGGTGATGCGCTTCGAGCAGGCGATTGAGCAGAATCGGCTCGCCAAAGCTCACCGCCACCTCGCCGTAGTTCTTGCGCAGGATATTGATGACGTTTCTGAAGTCCGACAGCGACTCCGGCTTTTTCTGGCGCCCGGACAGCTCCGAGATATACGAACTGCCTTCTGCCAGGCGCTCGTAGCCGATATACACCGGCTGGAACATCACCGGCTTGCCGGGATTTCGGAGAAAGGCGCGAATGGTGATGGACAGCATGCCGGCGCGCGGTGGCAGCAGCCGTCCGGTGCGCGAGCGCGTGCCCTCGATGAAATACTCCAGCGACACACCGCGGTCGAGAATCAACGTGACGTACTGGTTGAACACGGCAGCATACAGCGGCTGGGAGCGAAAGGTACGACGCAGGAAGAAAGCCCCGCCGCGCCTGAGCAACGGGCCCACCAGCGGCATGTTGAGATTGACCCCGGCGGCGATGTGCGGTGGCACGAAGCCCCGATGGTAGAGCAGCCAGGACAACAGCATGTAGTCCATGTGACTGCGATGACAGGGCACGTAGACGATTTCGTGACCGGGTGCCTGCTCGCGGAACTCGCTGAAATGGTGCACCGTGACCCCGCGGTAAATCCGGCTCCAGAACCAGCTCAACAGCAGGTCGGCAATGCGCACGAAGGTGTAGGAATAGTCGGCGGCGATTTCGTGGGCGTACTTGCGCGCCTCGGCCTCGGCCCGTTCACGGCTCATGTCGTCACGCCGCATCTTGGCCGCAATCGCCTCCTGCACCGCGGGGCTGCGCACCACGCGTTCGACCAGGGTGCGCCGGTGTGATCGATCGGGGCCGATGGCCGCGGTTCGCACGCGCTTGAAGTGAACCCGCAACACCCGGCTGACCCGTCTGAGCGCCTGCTCGCGGTCTTCGGTTTCCTCAAAGACGCGCTCAAGGGTAACCGGTTTGCCGAACTGCACCATGGTGGCCCGGCCGTTGATAAGGGTGCTGAACAAACGGCGAAGACGGCCCCCCACGCTCCAGTTTTCGGAAAACAGGATCTTGAAGAAACTCACTTCCTTATCGGGTGCGCGCCCGACCAGCACGGTGACTGGAACGATTTGCACCTGGGCCAGGCCATTATCGGCCGCAGCTTCAATCAGCTCACCCAGGATCCAGGAGTGCCGACGCTTTTTCGGGCGCCTGAGAATGAAGCCGCCGTAGCGCCGGCTGGCCCCGAAGCTGCGCGAAAACGAGGCCTTGCCGTGCTGGAATGGCACCAGCGGGCGTGGCAGGCGAAGACGCATGCAGACCTGTTCCAGGATCAGCACCGAGCTCAGCGCATAGGTGTCGATCATGTAGAACACCGGCCGGTCCCGGTCCAGTGCCAGGTCGTCGAAGTCCTCCGGCAGCACGGTGGAACGGACCCACCAGTGAAGAATGCGCCGCAGCAGCGCCAGCCAGGCCCCGTAGAGCGTGGTCAGGAATCGTTTGAATGGATGCGGATCAGCCATGCAGAGAGGCGTGCTTGGAAGCCGGAAAGAGGGCGAAACATTCTACCATTGACGATGCGCTTGCCCCTTGGAGCAAAAAAAACCGGGCTTGCGCAGAGGCTTGCCCGGCAATGGCACGGTCCGGAGAGGACTGTCCCGGTGGCGTCACGGACGCCGTTGTTGATCGTTCTGGCGACGGGTCGAGACCCGTACCGTGCAGCGCATGTTACGCAATTAACAGAACTTTATCAAGAGCCTGAGAAAATCTACACAAACCATTGAAATTATGTTGATTTCGCGGGTTACCCTGATTTGCGTCAGGCCGCCGACGGGCTCTTGATCGGCGATTCTCTCAGGTGTCGAAGTGCGCCGCGATCTGTTGCTGGATCTCAGCCGCGGCCGCGGCCGGGTCGCTGGCATCGCGGATGGGGCGGCCAACGACGATGTGATCGGCGCCGGCCTCGAAGGCCTCGGGCACCGACAGGGTGCGTTTTTGCTCGTCGATGTTGGCGACCGGGCGGATACCGGGGCAGACCACCACCAGCCGATGATCCACGTCGCGGCGCAGTGCCGGAACCTCAAGACCGGAGGAAATGACGCCCGTGCACCCAAGCTCGAAGGCGCGTCGGGCCCGCGACCGCACCAGTTGTTCGATGTCGCACTGAAAACCCAGGTCGTTCAGGTCGCCTTGATCCAGGCTGGTCAGGGCGGTCACTGCCAGAATGCCCATGTCACCGCGATGGGCCACGGCCGCTTCGAGCATGGCGTCGTTGCCGTGCACGGTCAGAAAGTCCACTTCGCGCCGCGCCAGCTGCGCGGTGGCACGACCCACGGTGGGCGGGATATCGAACAGCTTCAGGTCGGCGAACACCCGCTTGCCGGCGGCCTTCAGTTCGTCGGCCAGCGCGAAGTAATGTCCGCTGAGAAAGAACTCCAGACCCAGCTTGTAGAACTGTACGTGCTCGCCCAGGGTGCGGATCAGGCCGCGTGCCTGGTCGATATCCGGGACGTCGAGGGCAAAGATCAGGCGCTGATCAGTCGGAATCGGGGTGCGCTGGTTCATGATTCTCAAAGTGCTCCTTGATGGCCGGCCCGATCCGGGCCGGGTGATGCATGTGAAGATGATGGCCTCCGGGGCAATCCAGACTGGTTGCCTGCCGCAGCGCCGCCCGGCGTCGTCGGGCCATTTCTCGCGGCAATTTACTGCCGGGCGGGTCAGACTGGATCGTGAGTACCGGGCATTCTATCGCTCCGAGCAGTTCAAGCACCTGTGGCTCGGAGTAGCGATGCGACGAGGGCCAGCGCAAACGGGGATCGTGATGCCAGTAAACACCCTCCTGGCTGGTTCGGGTACCCCGCTCGGCAAGCATCCGGCTCGCCTCGAACCCCAGGTCGCCATTCTTTGCCCTGGCTTGCGCCGCAGCATCGAGATCGGCATGTCGCCGGGGCGTGTGGGGCCTGGAGCGCTCCACTGCTCGGCGCCAGCCGGCTACCGTGTCAGTGGCCGGCGCGCTCAAGGGGCCCGTTCCTTCGATGAGCACCAGTGAGCTGATCCGCTCTGGTGCGGCTGCGGCAGTGATGGCAGCCACCGCGCCGCCCAGGGAGTGACCGATGATTCCGGCCTTGTCCCAGCCCAGATGATCCATCGCGCCGAGCACATCGAAGACATAATCGTCGAAATGATAGCGCGCCTGATCCGGCCGTCGGGCCGACTCGCCATGGCCGGCAAAATCCAGCGCGATCAGATCGATACCGTCCAGCTCGTCGGCCAGTGGCAGAAACGAATGCGCGTTGTCGAGCCACCCATGCAGCGCCAGGACGCGATGTGGCCCCCGCCGCCAGCGCAGGCCGGCCAGATCGCCTACCTGCACTGATTCGGCACTCAATCCAGCCGCTCCAGCGATGCGTAGGCCAGCACCAGCCACTTGCTGCCGGCCGTTTCGAAATTGACCTGCACGCGTGCATTGTCGCCCTGGCCTTCCAGGCTGACCACGGTGCCGATCCCGAAACGTCCATGCTCCACCGTGCCTCCCAGCCTGAGGCCATGATCAGGCGCCGTGTCCGGCGCAGCGCTCATTCGGCCCATGCCCGCTCCGGCTTCGCCTGCGGAGGAGCGCGGTCGTACGGACTCGACCAGGTGCGTGG from Wenzhouxiangella sp. AB-CW3 includes:
- a CDS encoding F0F1 ATP synthase subunit delta, giving the protein MSNRITLARPYARAAFQAARDAGALTEWRQYLTQAAEIAVTPEMRDLIDNPRISRPQLAELFAEIGGEAFDQRFKRFLHTLARNDRFELLPEIVAQFERLRREAEQRVHVQVTSAYPLETAEQQTLIDRLKMRFGREVDLEIEVDQSLIGGVVIRSGDEVIDGSVRGRLEQLGRQLAV
- the atpA gene encoding F0F1 ATP synthase subunit alpha, with amino-acid sequence MQQTLNPSEISELIRKRVEEFEVTSDARTEGTVLSVSDGICRLHGLADVMQGEMIEFPGDTFGLALNLERDSVGAVVMGEYKHIKEGDTVRCTGRILQVPVGEGLLGRVVDALGNPIDGAGPIDAAGSEPIEKIAPGVITRQGVDQPVQTGLKSIDAMVPIGRGQRELIIGDRQTGKTAVAIDAIINQKGAGIKCIYVAVGQKASSVAGVVSKLEEHGAMDHTIVVAANASESAAMQYIAPYAGCAMGEYFRDRGEDALIIYDDLTKQAWAYRQVSLLLRRPPGREAYPGDVFYLHSRLLERAARVNADYVEKQTNGEVKGKTGSLTALPIIETQAGDVSAFVPTNVISITDGQIFLETDLFNAGIRPAINAGLSVSRVGGSAQTKVIKKLGGGVRIALAQYRELAAFSQFASDLDETTRKQLERGQRITELMKQAQYSPMSVAEMAVSLFSGNEGYLDDLELSQVVPFERALIDYMNNTHGELMDKINQTGDWNDELAGEMKKALDEFKSTGSW
- the atpG gene encoding F0F1 ATP synthase subunit gamma, with amino-acid sequence MSGSKEIVGKIKSVQNTRKVTSALEMVSASKIRKAQDQMQATRPYARMMRQVIGHLAHANLEEEHPFTTERETIKRVGFIIIATDRGLCGGLNNNMFRKLLAEFRKWQDQGVEVTTVVVGRKAAQFFRRLNVEISAATQDLGEQPRLEDLIGTVKVCLDDYREGRLDRLFLCYNHFVNTMTQKATFDQLLPLPPGDDEPMLQYWDYIYEPDAMELLDEFLTRYLETLVYQASLENLASEHAARMVAMKNASDNANNLIDELKLVYNKARQAAITQEISEIVGGAAAV
- the atpD gene encoding F0F1 ATP synthase subunit beta; its protein translation is MSSGKIVQIIGAVVDVEFPRDAVPKVYDALTVDDTEITLEVQQQLGDGVVRTIALGSTDGLKRNRAVTNSGKAISVPVGKKTLGRVMDVLGNPIDEAGEIGAEEHWAIHRAAPSFEDQAASNELLETGIKVIDLICPFAKGGKVGLFGGAGVGKTVNMMELIRNIAIEHSGYSVFAGVGERTREGNDFYHEMKESNVLDKVALVYGQMNEPPGNRLRVALTGLTMAEYFRDEGRDVLMFIDNIYRYTLAGTEVSALLGRMPSAVGYQPTLAEEMGVLQERITSTKTGSITSIQAVYVPADDLTDPSPATTFAHLDATVVLSRQIAELGIYPAVDPLDSTSRQLDPLVVGQEHYDVARKVQGTLQRYKELKDIIAILGMDELSEEDKLTVARARKVERFFSQPFFVAEVFTGFPGVYVPLKETIRGFKGIVEGEYDHLPEQAFTMVGTIDQAVEKGEKLIAEAS
- a CDS encoding F0F1 ATP synthase subunit epsilon, with the protein product MASTIHCDIVSAEAEIYSGEATMVVVPGEEGELGITPRHAPLLTRLVPGQVRVIVPDSDEELFYYISGGLLEIQPHVVTVLSDTAQRASDLDEAAAVKAKEEAERAIHDRTAGMEVAQAQAQLAEAMAQLAALDRLRKQLKR
- a CDS encoding DUF3465 domain-containing protein; the protein is MAGRCFTVVLVGLLVALGGTGCGGEDLPDNARLVAAFDEGRTGIWVSGHGTVTQVLADESLAIGLPRQRFNVQIADSLSVIVYHSSSEGRRVPAQRGDMVAFQGRYEWNARGGEVTRTHADHAQAGGGGWIRHEGQTYK
- the ttcA gene encoding tRNA 2-thiocytidine(32) synthetase TtcA, whose product is MPSLPLTIKSTEPTAGDTRKSRYDANKLIKRLRRQVGKAVTDYAMIADGDRVMVCLSGGKDSYAMLDLLLGLKQAAPIEFDLVAVNLDQKQPGFPEHVLPEYLESLGVEWHVIEKDTYSIVQRVLPEGKTTCGLCSRLRRGTLYEFARRHGMTRVALGHHLNDIVETFFLNLFHGAALKAMPPKLLSDDGDNIVIRPLAYCREDDLARLAELREYPIIPCNLCGSQPNLQRQQIKQMLNEWERIQPGRTMSIFRALGNVAPSQLCDRELFDFSALSKNISTP
- a CDS encoding YdcH family protein, which produces MTTSLSEINARLAELREEHRDLDEAIGQMSDNRATDQLQLIRMKKRKLRLRDQIAYWESKLIPDLDA
- the plsB gene encoding glycerol-3-phosphate 1-O-acyltransferase PlsB: MADPHPFKRFLTTLYGAWLALLRRILHWWVRSTVLPEDFDDLALDRDRPVFYMIDTYALSSVLILEQVCMRLRLPRPLVPFQHGKASFSRSFGASRRYGGFILRRPKKRRHSWILGELIEAAADNGLAQVQIVPVTVLVGRAPDKEVSFFKILFSENWSVGGRLRRLFSTLINGRATMVQFGKPVTLERVFEETEDREQALRRVSRVLRVHFKRVRTAAIGPDRSHRRTLVERVVRSPAVQEAIAAKMRRDDMSRERAEAEARKYAHEIAADYSYTFVRIADLLLSWFWSRIYRGVTVHHFSEFREQAPGHEIVYVPCHRSHMDYMLLSWLLYHRGFVPPHIAAGVNLNMPLVGPLLRRGGAFFLRRTFRSQPLYAAVFNQYVTLILDRGVSLEYFIEGTRSRTGRLLPPRAGMLSITIRAFLRNPGKPVMFQPVYIGYERLAEGSSYISELSGRQKKPESLSDFRNVINILRKNYGEVAVSFGEPILLNRLLEAHHPEWSGEPLDENSKPRWLSGMVDDLARQIMVNINRSADVNPINLLATALLASRKQALDEDDLERTIGLLKDIIALTAYSDRITLTTLTPGQVIEYGLELGIIERQEHPLGNIIRTDATNAVLLTYFRNNIAHLVAMSAWIACCFLNVQRVRKGRVEQLSHFVYPFIRRELFLPWEPEELSGVIERCMQALIDMGLLRSSGEFLQRAAGGSDESYYLRLLGGSLLQTFERYFITVAVLVKNGSGRMTRKQLERLCILSAQRISLLHEFEAPEFYDRTLFRQFIESLFESGILGRDDDGHLTFDRQLEDFARDAKLVLAKEIRHTIIQVTPQLPELDQEAA
- the pyrF gene encoding orotidine-5'-phosphate decarboxylase, coding for MNQRTPIPTDQRLIFALDVPDIDQARGLIRTLGEHVQFYKLGLEFFLSGHYFALADELKAAGKRVFADLKLFDIPPTVGRATAQLARREVDFLTVHGNDAMLEAAVAHRGDMGILAVTALTSLDQGDLNDLGFQCDIEQLVRSRARRAFELGCTGVISSGLEVPALRRDVDHRLVVVCPGIRPVANIDEQKRTLSVPEAFEAGADHIVVGRPIRDASDPAAAAAEIQQQIAAHFDT